ACCGGGTCTACACCTCCACGGAGCATCCGGCCGAGCAGGAGATCTTCCTGCACAACGAGCAGTCGTACAACCTCACCTTCCCGCTCAAGATCATCTTCGCCTGCGCCACCGCGGCCGAGGAGGGGGGCGCCACCCCCGTCGCGGACGTGCGCGAGGTGTACCGTCTCCTCCCGGAGGAGATCCGCCGCCCCTTCGAGGAGAAGGGCTACACGTACGTCCGCAACTTCGGCGACGGCTTCGGGCTGCCGTGGCAGGAGGCCTTCCAGACGGACGATCCCGCGGAGGTCGAGGAGTACTGCCGCCGGAATCGCATCGAGGTGGAGTGGAAGGACGGGGGGCGGCTGCGTACGCGCCAGGTGCGCCCGGCGGTCGCCCGGCACCCGCGCTCCGGTGAGGCGGCCTGGTTCAACCACGCCACCTTCTTCCACCGGACCACGCTGGACCCGTCGGTGCGCGCTGTGTTCGAGGCGGCGTTCCAGCGCGAGGAGGACTTCCCGAACAACACCCTCTACGGCGACGGCACGCCGATCGACCCCGAGGTGGCGGAGGCGCTCCGCCGCGTCTACCGGGAATGCACCGTCTCCTTTCGCTGGGAGGAGGGCGACGTCCTCCTGCTCGACAACCTGCTGACGGCCCACGCGCGCGAGCCGTTCCGGGGCCCGCGGAAGATCCTCACCGCCATGTCGGACCCGTTCCACTGGGACGACGTCGCCCGGGGGTGAAGGCGACGTCTCCGGGCTGCCCACGTTCAAGAGGCTCCTGATGGACACGGCATCACAGACCACCGTCCGGTTCCGCCTTTCCCCGCAG
This DNA window, taken from Longimicrobiaceae bacterium, encodes the following:
- a CDS encoding TauD/TfdA family dioxygenase produces the protein MQKPALPGKKLPLARARGSGVSEESLVRMEPLRAESPLPLVIRPAVDGVDLVEWVGSHRDELHQLLLRHGGILFRGFGVRGPEALGSFTAAVSTGPLEYQERSSPRTHVANRVYTSTEHPAEQEIFLHNEQSYNLTFPLKIIFACATAAEEGGATPVADVREVYRLLPEEIRRPFEEKGYTYVRNFGDGFGLPWQEAFQTDDPAEVEEYCRRNRIEVEWKDGGRLRTRQVRPAVARHPRSGEAAWFNHATFFHRTTLDPSVRAVFEAAFQREEDFPNNTLYGDGTPIDPEVAEALRRVYRECTVSFRWEEGDVLLLDNLLTAHAREPFRGPRKILTAMSDPFHWDDVARG